A genomic window from Glycine soja cultivar W05 chromosome 10, ASM419377v2, whole genome shotgun sequence includes:
- the LOC114370581 gene encoding transcriptional corepressor LEUNIG_HOMOLOG-like isoform X2 → MAQSNWEADKMLDVYIYDYLVKKKLHNTAKAFMTEGKVSPDPVAIDAPGGFLFEWWSVFWDIFIARTNEKHSETAAAYLEAQQIKAKEQQQLQMQQLQLMRQAQMQRRDSNHPPLGGPVNAITTEGVLGQSTASALAAKMYEERMKHSNPMDTETSQPLLDARMALLKSTNHPGQMVQGNSGSVTAALQQIQTRTQQTPDIKPEVNMGTMQRSLPMDPSSIYGQGGMQSKPGIVNAGLNPGVGSLTLKGWPLTGIDQIRPGFGAPVQKPLLQSANQFQLLPQQQQQQLLAQVQAQGNIGNSPVYGDMDPQRLRGLARGSLNAKDGQSIANDGSIGSPMQSTSSKINMPQIQQSTSHQQQDPLHPQQLVQNNRKRKGPTSSGPANSTGTGNTLGPSNSQPSTPSTHTPGDGVAMAGNLQNVAGISKGLIMYGTDGVGGLASSTNQLLQDDMEHFGDVGSLEDNVESFLSQDDGDGRDLFGTLKRNPSEHATDASKGFSFSEVGSIRKSNSKVVCCHFSSDGKLLASAGHDKKVVLWNMETLQTESTPEEHSLIITDVRFRPNSTQLATSSFDTTVRLWDAADPTFPLHTYSGHTSHVVSLDFHPKKTELFCSCDNNNEIRFWSISQYSSTRVFKGGSTQVRFQPRLGHLLAAASGSVVSLFDVETDRQMHTLQGHSAEVHCVCWDTNGDYLASVSQESVKVWSLASGECIHELNSSGNMFHSCVFHPSYSTLLVIGGYQSLELWNMAENKCMTIPAHECVISALAQSPLTGMVASASHDKSVKIWK, encoded by the exons ATGGCGCAGAGTAATTGGGAAGCAGATAAGAT GCTTGatgtttatatttatgattatttggtGAAGAAAAAGTTGCACAACACTGCTAAAGCATTCATGACAGAAGGGAAGGTTTCTCCTGATCCAGTAG CAATTGATGCTCCTGGAGGTTTTCTTTTTGAGTGGTGGTCTGTTTTCTGGGATATTTTCATTGCGAGGACAAATGAGAAACATTCTGAGACTGCTGCAGCATATTTAGAG GCACAACAGATTAAAGCGAAAGAACAACAGCAACTGCAAATGCAGCAGTTGCAATTAATGCGTCAAGCTCAAATGCAAAGGAGGGATTCTAATCATCCTCCCCTTGGAGGTCCTGTAAATGCTATCACTACAGAAGGAGTGCTTGGGCAATCTACTGCCAGTGCTTTGGCCGCAAAAATGTATGAGGAGCGGATGAAGCACTCTAACCCCATGGATACAGAGACATCCCAACCACTTTTAGATGCTAGAATGGCTCTTTTGAAATCAACAAATCATCCTGG TCAGATGGTTCAAGGAAATTCAGGAAGTGTGACGGCAGCTTTGCAGCAAATCCAGACTCGAACTCAGCAAACACCT GATATCAAACCTGAAGTCAACATGGGTACCATGCAGAGATCCTTGCCTATGGATCCTTCATCAATTTATGGGCAGGGAGGAATGCAGTCTAAGCCTGGAATTGTAAATGCAG gATTGAATCCGGGAGTTGGTAGTCTCACATTGAAAGGATGGCCTTTAACT GGCATTGATCAAATTCGTCCTGGTTTTGGAGCACCAGTTCAGAAGCCTCTCCTTCAGAGTGCAAATCAGTTTCAGCTTTTGccacagcaacaacaacaacagctcCTCGCACAGGTTCAGGCACAAGGAAATATTGGCAATTCACCAGTTTATGGAGATATGGATCCACAACGGTTAAGGGGATTAGCTAGGGGAAGTTTGAATGCTAAAGACGGTCAATCAATTGCAAATGATGGATCAATAGGCTCTCCAATGCAATCTACTTCATCTAag ATCAACATGCCACAGATCCAACAATCCACCTCCCATCAACAACAGGATCCTTTGCATCCACAACAATTGGTGCAG AATAACCGGAAAAGGAAGGGGCCTACATCTTCAGGACCGGCCAACAGTACTGGTACCGGAAATACACTTGGCCCTTCTAATTCTCAGCCATCAACTCCATCAACTCATACTCCTGGTGATGGAGTTGCTATGGCGGGTAACTTGCAGAATGTTGCTGGTATATCCAAAGGTTTGATCATGTATGGTACTGATGGAGTGGGCGGTCTTGCATCTTCGACAAATCAGCTG TTGCAGGATGACATGGAACATTTTGGAGATGTTGGCTCCTTAGAGGATAATGTGGAATCATTTCTCTCACAGGATGATGGTGATGGAAGGGACTTGTTTGGCACATTGAAACGGAACCCTTCTGAGCATGCTACGGATGCTTCAAAAG GCTTTTCCTTCAGTGAAGTTGGTTCTATACGCAAAAGCAACAGCAAAGTTGTTTGCTGTCATTTCTCTTCAGATGGGAAATTATTAGCTAGTGCTGGACATGACAAGAAG GTTGTTCTGTGGAATATGGAGACATTGCAAACAGAAAGCACTCCGGAGGAACACAGTCTTATTATTACTGATGTTCGCTTCAGACCAAATTCAACTCAGCTGGCAACATCTTCATTTGATACAACTGTGCGGCTGTGGGATGCTGCAGAT CCAACCTTCCCTTTACATACATATAGTGGTCATACTTCACATGTGGTGTCCCTTGATTTCCACCCAAAGAAAACTGAACTTTTCTGTTCTTGTGACAATAACAATGAGATTCGCTTCTGGAGTATTAGTCAATATTCTTCCACTCGTGTTTTTAAG GGAGGATCTACACAGGTGAGGTTTCAGCCAAGGCTTGGTCACCTTCTGGCCGCAGCAAGTGGCAGTGTTGTGTCTCTCTTTGATGTTGAGACTGACAGGCAGATGCACACGTTACAG GGACACTCTGCCGAGGTACACTGTGTCTGTTGGGATACAAATGGAGATTACTTAGCATCTGTGAGTCAAGAATCTGTCAAAGTGTGGTCACTTGCCTCTGGGGAGTGCATTCATGAACTTAATTCTAGTGGAAACATGTTTCATTCTTGTGTTTTTCACCCTAGCTACTCCACTCTTTTGGTTATTGGAGGATACCAG TCATTGGAACTATGGAACATGGCTGAGAATAAATGTATGACAATTCCAGCTCACGAGTGTGTGATATCTGCTCTAGCACAGTCACCACTTACAGGAATGGTTGCTTCGGCCAGTCATGACAAATCTGTAAAGATTTGGAAATAG
- the LOC114370581 gene encoding transcriptional corepressor LEUNIG_HOMOLOG-like isoform X1 has protein sequence MAQSNWEADKMLDVYIYDYLVKKKLHNTAKAFMTEGKVSPDPVAIDAPGGFLFEWWSVFWDIFIARTNEKHSETAAAYLEAQQIKAKEQQQLQMQQLQLMRQAQMQRRDSNHPPLGGPVNAITTEGVLGQSTASALAAKMYEERMKHSNPMDTETSQPLLDARMALLKSTNHPGQMVQGNSGSVTAALQQIQTRTQQTPQDIKPEVNMGTMQRSLPMDPSSIYGQGGMQSKPGIVNAGLNPGVGSLTLKGWPLTGIDQIRPGFGAPVQKPLLQSANQFQLLPQQQQQQLLAQVQAQGNIGNSPVYGDMDPQRLRGLARGSLNAKDGQSIANDGSIGSPMQSTSSKINMPQIQQSTSHQQQDPLHPQQLVQNNRKRKGPTSSGPANSTGTGNTLGPSNSQPSTPSTHTPGDGVAMAGNLQNVAGISKGLIMYGTDGVGGLASSTNQLLQDDMEHFGDVGSLEDNVESFLSQDDGDGRDLFGTLKRNPSEHATDASKGFSFSEVGSIRKSNSKVVCCHFSSDGKLLASAGHDKKVVLWNMETLQTESTPEEHSLIITDVRFRPNSTQLATSSFDTTVRLWDAADPTFPLHTYSGHTSHVVSLDFHPKKTELFCSCDNNNEIRFWSISQYSSTRVFKGGSTQVRFQPRLGHLLAAASGSVVSLFDVETDRQMHTLQGHSAEVHCVCWDTNGDYLASVSQESVKVWSLASGECIHELNSSGNMFHSCVFHPSYSTLLVIGGYQSLELWNMAENKCMTIPAHECVISALAQSPLTGMVASASHDKSVKIWK, from the exons ATGGCGCAGAGTAATTGGGAAGCAGATAAGAT GCTTGatgtttatatttatgattatttggtGAAGAAAAAGTTGCACAACACTGCTAAAGCATTCATGACAGAAGGGAAGGTTTCTCCTGATCCAGTAG CAATTGATGCTCCTGGAGGTTTTCTTTTTGAGTGGTGGTCTGTTTTCTGGGATATTTTCATTGCGAGGACAAATGAGAAACATTCTGAGACTGCTGCAGCATATTTAGAG GCACAACAGATTAAAGCGAAAGAACAACAGCAACTGCAAATGCAGCAGTTGCAATTAATGCGTCAAGCTCAAATGCAAAGGAGGGATTCTAATCATCCTCCCCTTGGAGGTCCTGTAAATGCTATCACTACAGAAGGAGTGCTTGGGCAATCTACTGCCAGTGCTTTGGCCGCAAAAATGTATGAGGAGCGGATGAAGCACTCTAACCCCATGGATACAGAGACATCCCAACCACTTTTAGATGCTAGAATGGCTCTTTTGAAATCAACAAATCATCCTGG TCAGATGGTTCAAGGAAATTCAGGAAGTGTGACGGCAGCTTTGCAGCAAATCCAGACTCGAACTCAGCAAACACCT caGGATATCAAACCTGAAGTCAACATGGGTACCATGCAGAGATCCTTGCCTATGGATCCTTCATCAATTTATGGGCAGGGAGGAATGCAGTCTAAGCCTGGAATTGTAAATGCAG gATTGAATCCGGGAGTTGGTAGTCTCACATTGAAAGGATGGCCTTTAACT GGCATTGATCAAATTCGTCCTGGTTTTGGAGCACCAGTTCAGAAGCCTCTCCTTCAGAGTGCAAATCAGTTTCAGCTTTTGccacagcaacaacaacaacagctcCTCGCACAGGTTCAGGCACAAGGAAATATTGGCAATTCACCAGTTTATGGAGATATGGATCCACAACGGTTAAGGGGATTAGCTAGGGGAAGTTTGAATGCTAAAGACGGTCAATCAATTGCAAATGATGGATCAATAGGCTCTCCAATGCAATCTACTTCATCTAag ATCAACATGCCACAGATCCAACAATCCACCTCCCATCAACAACAGGATCCTTTGCATCCACAACAATTGGTGCAG AATAACCGGAAAAGGAAGGGGCCTACATCTTCAGGACCGGCCAACAGTACTGGTACCGGAAATACACTTGGCCCTTCTAATTCTCAGCCATCAACTCCATCAACTCATACTCCTGGTGATGGAGTTGCTATGGCGGGTAACTTGCAGAATGTTGCTGGTATATCCAAAGGTTTGATCATGTATGGTACTGATGGAGTGGGCGGTCTTGCATCTTCGACAAATCAGCTG TTGCAGGATGACATGGAACATTTTGGAGATGTTGGCTCCTTAGAGGATAATGTGGAATCATTTCTCTCACAGGATGATGGTGATGGAAGGGACTTGTTTGGCACATTGAAACGGAACCCTTCTGAGCATGCTACGGATGCTTCAAAAG GCTTTTCCTTCAGTGAAGTTGGTTCTATACGCAAAAGCAACAGCAAAGTTGTTTGCTGTCATTTCTCTTCAGATGGGAAATTATTAGCTAGTGCTGGACATGACAAGAAG GTTGTTCTGTGGAATATGGAGACATTGCAAACAGAAAGCACTCCGGAGGAACACAGTCTTATTATTACTGATGTTCGCTTCAGACCAAATTCAACTCAGCTGGCAACATCTTCATTTGATACAACTGTGCGGCTGTGGGATGCTGCAGAT CCAACCTTCCCTTTACATACATATAGTGGTCATACTTCACATGTGGTGTCCCTTGATTTCCACCCAAAGAAAACTGAACTTTTCTGTTCTTGTGACAATAACAATGAGATTCGCTTCTGGAGTATTAGTCAATATTCTTCCACTCGTGTTTTTAAG GGAGGATCTACACAGGTGAGGTTTCAGCCAAGGCTTGGTCACCTTCTGGCCGCAGCAAGTGGCAGTGTTGTGTCTCTCTTTGATGTTGAGACTGACAGGCAGATGCACACGTTACAG GGACACTCTGCCGAGGTACACTGTGTCTGTTGGGATACAAATGGAGATTACTTAGCATCTGTGAGTCAAGAATCTGTCAAAGTGTGGTCACTTGCCTCTGGGGAGTGCATTCATGAACTTAATTCTAGTGGAAACATGTTTCATTCTTGTGTTTTTCACCCTAGCTACTCCACTCTTTTGGTTATTGGAGGATACCAG TCATTGGAACTATGGAACATGGCTGAGAATAAATGTATGACAATTCCAGCTCACGAGTGTGTGATATCTGCTCTAGCACAGTCACCACTTACAGGAATGGTTGCTTCGGCCAGTCATGACAAATCTGTAAAGATTTGGAAATAG
- the LOC114370581 gene encoding transcriptional corepressor LEUNIG_HOMOLOG-like isoform X3 produces the protein MAQSNWEADKMLDVYIYDYLVKKKLHNTAKAFMTEGKVSPDPVAIDAPGGFLFEWWSVFWDIFIARTNEKHSETAAAYLEAQQIKAKEQQQLQMQQLQLMRQAQMQRRDSNHPPLGGPVNAITTEGVLGQSTASALAAKMYEERMKHSNPMDTETSQPLLDARMALLKSTNHPGQMVQGNSGSVTAALQQIQTRTQQTPQDIKPEVNMGTMQRSLPMDPSSIYGQGGMQSKPGIVNAGLNPGVGSLTLKGWPLTGIDQIRPGFGAPVQKPLLQSANQFQLLPQQQQQQLLAQVQAQGNIGNSPVYGDMDPQRLRGLARGSLNAKDGQSIANDGSIGSPMQSTSSKINMPQIQQSTSHQQQDPLHPQQLVQNNRKRKGPTSSGPANSTGTGNTLGPSNSQPSTPSTHTPGDGVAMAGNLQNVAGISKGLIMYGTDGVGGLASSTNQLDDMEHFGDVGSLEDNVESFLSQDDGDGRDLFGTLKRNPSEHATDASKGFSFSEVGSIRKSNSKVVCCHFSSDGKLLASAGHDKKVVLWNMETLQTESTPEEHSLIITDVRFRPNSTQLATSSFDTTVRLWDAADPTFPLHTYSGHTSHVVSLDFHPKKTELFCSCDNNNEIRFWSISQYSSTRVFKGGSTQVRFQPRLGHLLAAASGSVVSLFDVETDRQMHTLQGHSAEVHCVCWDTNGDYLASVSQESVKVWSLASGECIHELNSSGNMFHSCVFHPSYSTLLVIGGYQSLELWNMAENKCMTIPAHECVISALAQSPLTGMVASASHDKSVKIWK, from the exons ATGGCGCAGAGTAATTGGGAAGCAGATAAGAT GCTTGatgtttatatttatgattatttggtGAAGAAAAAGTTGCACAACACTGCTAAAGCATTCATGACAGAAGGGAAGGTTTCTCCTGATCCAGTAG CAATTGATGCTCCTGGAGGTTTTCTTTTTGAGTGGTGGTCTGTTTTCTGGGATATTTTCATTGCGAGGACAAATGAGAAACATTCTGAGACTGCTGCAGCATATTTAGAG GCACAACAGATTAAAGCGAAAGAACAACAGCAACTGCAAATGCAGCAGTTGCAATTAATGCGTCAAGCTCAAATGCAAAGGAGGGATTCTAATCATCCTCCCCTTGGAGGTCCTGTAAATGCTATCACTACAGAAGGAGTGCTTGGGCAATCTACTGCCAGTGCTTTGGCCGCAAAAATGTATGAGGAGCGGATGAAGCACTCTAACCCCATGGATACAGAGACATCCCAACCACTTTTAGATGCTAGAATGGCTCTTTTGAAATCAACAAATCATCCTGG TCAGATGGTTCAAGGAAATTCAGGAAGTGTGACGGCAGCTTTGCAGCAAATCCAGACTCGAACTCAGCAAACACCT caGGATATCAAACCTGAAGTCAACATGGGTACCATGCAGAGATCCTTGCCTATGGATCCTTCATCAATTTATGGGCAGGGAGGAATGCAGTCTAAGCCTGGAATTGTAAATGCAG gATTGAATCCGGGAGTTGGTAGTCTCACATTGAAAGGATGGCCTTTAACT GGCATTGATCAAATTCGTCCTGGTTTTGGAGCACCAGTTCAGAAGCCTCTCCTTCAGAGTGCAAATCAGTTTCAGCTTTTGccacagcaacaacaacaacagctcCTCGCACAGGTTCAGGCACAAGGAAATATTGGCAATTCACCAGTTTATGGAGATATGGATCCACAACGGTTAAGGGGATTAGCTAGGGGAAGTTTGAATGCTAAAGACGGTCAATCAATTGCAAATGATGGATCAATAGGCTCTCCAATGCAATCTACTTCATCTAag ATCAACATGCCACAGATCCAACAATCCACCTCCCATCAACAACAGGATCCTTTGCATCCACAACAATTGGTGCAG AATAACCGGAAAAGGAAGGGGCCTACATCTTCAGGACCGGCCAACAGTACTGGTACCGGAAATACACTTGGCCCTTCTAATTCTCAGCCATCAACTCCATCAACTCATACTCCTGGTGATGGAGTTGCTATGGCGGGTAACTTGCAGAATGTTGCTGGTATATCCAAAGGTTTGATCATGTATGGTACTGATGGAGTGGGCGGTCTTGCATCTTCGACAAATCAGCTG GATGACATGGAACATTTTGGAGATGTTGGCTCCTTAGAGGATAATGTGGAATCATTTCTCTCACAGGATGATGGTGATGGAAGGGACTTGTTTGGCACATTGAAACGGAACCCTTCTGAGCATGCTACGGATGCTTCAAAAG GCTTTTCCTTCAGTGAAGTTGGTTCTATACGCAAAAGCAACAGCAAAGTTGTTTGCTGTCATTTCTCTTCAGATGGGAAATTATTAGCTAGTGCTGGACATGACAAGAAG GTTGTTCTGTGGAATATGGAGACATTGCAAACAGAAAGCACTCCGGAGGAACACAGTCTTATTATTACTGATGTTCGCTTCAGACCAAATTCAACTCAGCTGGCAACATCTTCATTTGATACAACTGTGCGGCTGTGGGATGCTGCAGAT CCAACCTTCCCTTTACATACATATAGTGGTCATACTTCACATGTGGTGTCCCTTGATTTCCACCCAAAGAAAACTGAACTTTTCTGTTCTTGTGACAATAACAATGAGATTCGCTTCTGGAGTATTAGTCAATATTCTTCCACTCGTGTTTTTAAG GGAGGATCTACACAGGTGAGGTTTCAGCCAAGGCTTGGTCACCTTCTGGCCGCAGCAAGTGGCAGTGTTGTGTCTCTCTTTGATGTTGAGACTGACAGGCAGATGCACACGTTACAG GGACACTCTGCCGAGGTACACTGTGTCTGTTGGGATACAAATGGAGATTACTTAGCATCTGTGAGTCAAGAATCTGTCAAAGTGTGGTCACTTGCCTCTGGGGAGTGCATTCATGAACTTAATTCTAGTGGAAACATGTTTCATTCTTGTGTTTTTCACCCTAGCTACTCCACTCTTTTGGTTATTGGAGGATACCAG TCATTGGAACTATGGAACATGGCTGAGAATAAATGTATGACAATTCCAGCTCACGAGTGTGTGATATCTGCTCTAGCACAGTCACCACTTACAGGAATGGTTGCTTCGGCCAGTCATGACAAATCTGTAAAGATTTGGAAATAG
- the LOC114370581 gene encoding transcriptional corepressor LEUNIG_HOMOLOG-like isoform X4 → MAQSNWEADKMLDVYIYDYLVKKKLHNTAKAFMTEGKVSPDPVAIDAPGGFLFEWWSVFWDIFIARTNEKHSETAAAYLEAQQIKAKEQQQLQMQQLQLMRQAQMQRRDSNHPPLGGPVNAITTEGVLGQSTASALAAKMYEERMKHSNPMDTETSQPLLDARMALLKSTNHPGQMVQGNSGSVTAALQQIQTRTQQTPDIKPEVNMGTMQRSLPMDPSSIYGQGGMQSKPGIVNAGLNPGVGSLTLKGWPLTGIDQIRPGFGAPVQKPLLQSANQFQLLPQQQQQQLLAQVQAQGNIGNSPVYGDMDPQRLRGLARGSLNAKDGQSIANDGSIGSPMQSTSSKINMPQIQQSTSHQQQDPLHPQQLVQNNRKRKGPTSSGPANSTGTGNTLGPSNSQPSTPSTHTPGDGVAMAGNLQNVAGISKGLIMYGTDGVGGLASSTNQLDDMEHFGDVGSLEDNVESFLSQDDGDGRDLFGTLKRNPSEHATDASKGFSFSEVGSIRKSNSKVVCCHFSSDGKLLASAGHDKKVVLWNMETLQTESTPEEHSLIITDVRFRPNSTQLATSSFDTTVRLWDAADPTFPLHTYSGHTSHVVSLDFHPKKTELFCSCDNNNEIRFWSISQYSSTRVFKGGSTQVRFQPRLGHLLAAASGSVVSLFDVETDRQMHTLQGHSAEVHCVCWDTNGDYLASVSQESVKVWSLASGECIHELNSSGNMFHSCVFHPSYSTLLVIGGYQSLELWNMAENKCMTIPAHECVISALAQSPLTGMVASASHDKSVKIWK, encoded by the exons ATGGCGCAGAGTAATTGGGAAGCAGATAAGAT GCTTGatgtttatatttatgattatttggtGAAGAAAAAGTTGCACAACACTGCTAAAGCATTCATGACAGAAGGGAAGGTTTCTCCTGATCCAGTAG CAATTGATGCTCCTGGAGGTTTTCTTTTTGAGTGGTGGTCTGTTTTCTGGGATATTTTCATTGCGAGGACAAATGAGAAACATTCTGAGACTGCTGCAGCATATTTAGAG GCACAACAGATTAAAGCGAAAGAACAACAGCAACTGCAAATGCAGCAGTTGCAATTAATGCGTCAAGCTCAAATGCAAAGGAGGGATTCTAATCATCCTCCCCTTGGAGGTCCTGTAAATGCTATCACTACAGAAGGAGTGCTTGGGCAATCTACTGCCAGTGCTTTGGCCGCAAAAATGTATGAGGAGCGGATGAAGCACTCTAACCCCATGGATACAGAGACATCCCAACCACTTTTAGATGCTAGAATGGCTCTTTTGAAATCAACAAATCATCCTGG TCAGATGGTTCAAGGAAATTCAGGAAGTGTGACGGCAGCTTTGCAGCAAATCCAGACTCGAACTCAGCAAACACCT GATATCAAACCTGAAGTCAACATGGGTACCATGCAGAGATCCTTGCCTATGGATCCTTCATCAATTTATGGGCAGGGAGGAATGCAGTCTAAGCCTGGAATTGTAAATGCAG gATTGAATCCGGGAGTTGGTAGTCTCACATTGAAAGGATGGCCTTTAACT GGCATTGATCAAATTCGTCCTGGTTTTGGAGCACCAGTTCAGAAGCCTCTCCTTCAGAGTGCAAATCAGTTTCAGCTTTTGccacagcaacaacaacaacagctcCTCGCACAGGTTCAGGCACAAGGAAATATTGGCAATTCACCAGTTTATGGAGATATGGATCCACAACGGTTAAGGGGATTAGCTAGGGGAAGTTTGAATGCTAAAGACGGTCAATCAATTGCAAATGATGGATCAATAGGCTCTCCAATGCAATCTACTTCATCTAag ATCAACATGCCACAGATCCAACAATCCACCTCCCATCAACAACAGGATCCTTTGCATCCACAACAATTGGTGCAG AATAACCGGAAAAGGAAGGGGCCTACATCTTCAGGACCGGCCAACAGTACTGGTACCGGAAATACACTTGGCCCTTCTAATTCTCAGCCATCAACTCCATCAACTCATACTCCTGGTGATGGAGTTGCTATGGCGGGTAACTTGCAGAATGTTGCTGGTATATCCAAAGGTTTGATCATGTATGGTACTGATGGAGTGGGCGGTCTTGCATCTTCGACAAATCAGCTG GATGACATGGAACATTTTGGAGATGTTGGCTCCTTAGAGGATAATGTGGAATCATTTCTCTCACAGGATGATGGTGATGGAAGGGACTTGTTTGGCACATTGAAACGGAACCCTTCTGAGCATGCTACGGATGCTTCAAAAG GCTTTTCCTTCAGTGAAGTTGGTTCTATACGCAAAAGCAACAGCAAAGTTGTTTGCTGTCATTTCTCTTCAGATGGGAAATTATTAGCTAGTGCTGGACATGACAAGAAG GTTGTTCTGTGGAATATGGAGACATTGCAAACAGAAAGCACTCCGGAGGAACACAGTCTTATTATTACTGATGTTCGCTTCAGACCAAATTCAACTCAGCTGGCAACATCTTCATTTGATACAACTGTGCGGCTGTGGGATGCTGCAGAT CCAACCTTCCCTTTACATACATATAGTGGTCATACTTCACATGTGGTGTCCCTTGATTTCCACCCAAAGAAAACTGAACTTTTCTGTTCTTGTGACAATAACAATGAGATTCGCTTCTGGAGTATTAGTCAATATTCTTCCACTCGTGTTTTTAAG GGAGGATCTACACAGGTGAGGTTTCAGCCAAGGCTTGGTCACCTTCTGGCCGCAGCAAGTGGCAGTGTTGTGTCTCTCTTTGATGTTGAGACTGACAGGCAGATGCACACGTTACAG GGACACTCTGCCGAGGTACACTGTGTCTGTTGGGATACAAATGGAGATTACTTAGCATCTGTGAGTCAAGAATCTGTCAAAGTGTGGTCACTTGCCTCTGGGGAGTGCATTCATGAACTTAATTCTAGTGGAAACATGTTTCATTCTTGTGTTTTTCACCCTAGCTACTCCACTCTTTTGGTTATTGGAGGATACCAG TCATTGGAACTATGGAACATGGCTGAGAATAAATGTATGACAATTCCAGCTCACGAGTGTGTGATATCTGCTCTAGCACAGTCACCACTTACAGGAATGGTTGCTTCGGCCAGTCATGACAAATCTGTAAAGATTTGGAAATAG